Within the Gigantopelta aegis isolate Gae_Host unplaced genomic scaffold, Gae_host_genome ctg8278_pilon_pilon, whole genome shotgun sequence genome, the region ATCATAATATTAGTGAATCTTCACTTATTTTTGGGTTATTCCCCCTTGcttgaaacaaaatgtaaacaaaaccctTATCACACAAAAAatgtatctctgtacaagacagaaGTTGTGACTACTGCCATGATTTACTGTCGCCCTGAGAGAGCTAGTGTTCTGGCGATACAGGAAAgggtcatacatacacatacatgtacttgacacATTAATTATTGTGAAACAaaatcctccacctcagtgtgagcactgtcatgGTCTCACGCTCTCACCTTCACCTTCACCCTCACCCTCACACTACCACCCCCTCACATGAATCATCCTTTGACATAcactttttttaacattaatctaataacataaaacaaatacaggTGTGCTTTTtagtaaacaaatttattttttctcctttttcttttttaaatcagGATATTACAGAATGTCTAAAGTGTTCAATGATTTATTAACAGAAACTGAGATTCAATACTTTCAAGAAATAATTGACCCAAAAATTGACATAAGTGGTGAATGCCACATTTGGTGTGCCGCGACTGAAAAAGATGGTTATCCCATTGTGCAAGCCACTTTTCGGACACAGAGGGTCCGAGTTCGAGCACAcaggcttcttttttttatgaaaagtgGCTTGCACAAACTTGATCCAAAAATACATGTTAGTCATTTATGTCACAATAAATTGTGCTTAAATTTTGATCATCTTTCTTATGAACCTGCTTGCATAAACATGCAGAGGCCAATAAATGTTTTGGGCATTCTGTGTATAAGAACTGTGTTTTTCCAACTTCAAGgtacattttgtatttcaagttgtgttttggggttttatttACCCCATGTGAATTATGTTTCATTGTCTGTTACAGTTTACTGTTAAAgagttttattaatgttacagTTGCTGTGTGTTCATAATTCAGTTTGCTAATGCTAATGCTAATGCTggtgttgctgttgctgttgctgttgccaATGATTCAAGTTAATGGCATAATTGTGTTGCCTATTTATGTGTTTACTTCCACTACTGTATGAAGAGTGCATGTAAAGTTTTCTGTGACACCTGTTCAGCAGAGAAAAATACCTGTCACGCTTATATCTATGTGTGTTTTGCCTCTTGTAGTCATATTGAAATTTCTCATCAGTTTTTTTCATATAGTCGCACATTGGACCATAATTGGAATATTTTATACCTATCTTTTTTGCAATGATAAGTGTAGAATTCCCTCTGCCATGGATATTGGTGTGGACTGCTGAATGACATAGCCCATGGAAATTACAACTGTATAAGCTCATTTTGGGAGCATATGTAAACACAGTGTGATGTAAACTTTCAGATTTGTTGGTATTATACAAACATACTAACTGAGAAAGCATTATATTTGATACAGTTTTTTTAGTGTGTGCATTAAGCTATGTCTATCTGTATTATTTAACTGCAGATATTGTCCATTTGATAGGAATACTGGCTTGAAGTATTTACTGCTTTTTGCATTGCACACTAATGATGCTgttttacaatgtgtgtgttctCCACAGAAACAGTTCACAATGTTGTCTCTTATTGACGCACCCTTAGAAACAAATGCTTTGACCCCATGACATTGTTTATGTAATTGGGATAGTTCTCTAGTCAGTCGACACCGCATTCCCACTGCCAGTTTATTTGCAAAAGCATCTTTTGTTAAACCTATAGGCTTGTATTTAAGCTTCAGTGCTGCAActtttgtattataaaaactCTTCGCATTCGGTgcacaaaacacacatacttAAGAGGGAACATATTGGAATGAGAGGAACAGTGGATAGGATTTGAAGTTTGCATTATATTTCCTAATTGTGCACATGCATCAGTTGTTAGGCTTGAGATTTTTACAACATTTTGGGACTCtacatttgtaatattttctgaTATTAACTTCTTTTCTACAGATGCCATTGAATGTGTTGGATTATAAGTGCGTGCACATTTTGTATGACTGCATTGATGTTTTCTACACAATTTATTTGCAGTTGACAAGCCTAACACCAGCTTTCTTTTGGTCAGCTGCTCCACCAGTGGACAGAAGGCCTGGGTCTCAGCTTCGTAACCACTCTGGCACCTGTTGTTGTACGAGCAATCGGCTTCGACGGGAATGAGGCCACGCGAATTGGATGTTACTTGGTTAAGCATCTTGGCAACTTCGTTGATGAACTCTTGATTTTTCTTCATTGATACATTATTTATGTGGACTGTTTCATTGCTTAATAGTTTCAAATCCTTCTGTAGTTGTGTCATGGATGGAGGCTTTATGTCCAGTAGTGACAGGATGTATCTGACGTCACTGGGACCAGCTTTCGTCTTTAATACCGACAGTGCCAATGCCTTATTCAGAGTGGATGGTGGAGGACCTGGTTTGTTTTTAGGTTTGGGCAGTTTATCAGTTAAGTCCATGGTGATATTCACATTGCAGCTCTGACATCCTAGACAAACACTGACACATAGTCCAACATACTTGATGGAACGTAAAACACAATGGGGACTTTTGCATTCATTTGAGTGTGCCGAGTGAATAGAACAAAACTTGTTTACAAGCAGTGGCAAGTTATTAATGTTTACTATGACATTTCCAGTAAAATTATTAAGCCTAGGTGCTGACTTACATGAGACTTTCTTTATCTTGGGTCTTAACTTAGATGGCAGTGTGTTTCCAGATGTACTGACTGACTGAAAAATCTCAATCTCGATGCGTTTaactctctgtgtgtctgttttcATAGGCTGAATTTGTTCCTTCTCCTGTCCCTTGTCCCTTGTCTGAGGCTGCTCTGATGTTTTTCTCCACTTACAATTGCCCTTTTGGAACAATGATGTGCCTTTCTTTCGTCGTTTAGTGTTTCTAGCATTTTTTTGGGGAGCTGCCATTTTCCAATTGTTCATGGACAGTACCTGGATACCCATGGCAACAGTAACTAAGAACTTGTCATGTGACAATTCCATTCATTGAATATTACCTAGGAATGCTATTACCTTTATTTAGACATGAAAAAAGAACACCTATTATGCAACATTAGCCACAATTAATGTTAGACATATTTTTTGTGTATGACATATCTGAGTATATAATGTACTGTCACAACAATGTTGTACATGGCCTCTTTTCGGGCCATAACTTCATTATCTTTTGTGTTATGTGGGTCATGTGTGGGTCCATTTTACTCCAAATGGTGTAAATTATATGAAAACACCTAAATTGTGTTTTATGAATATGACAGGTTTTGTTTAAGGTCTCACAACACGGTTCACTTCCGGGGGAAAggtcattcatcacggtccactatagttcctaattgtgacacatgttgtgGTGTACATGTTCACTGTTAGTACTTGCAGaagaattaaagggactggTTATTTCAGATGCCAGGTTCTCTGGCTGCATTTTGCCCATGAGGTTTTGAAATATTATGCATTTACTTTTGCACACATGAGTATGAAGAAGACCAGGTGCCCGGAGTGATCCGGT harbors:
- the LOC121367011 gene encoding uncharacterized protein LOC121367011, coding for MELSHDKFLVTVAMGIQVLSMNNWKMAAPQKNARNTKRRKKGTSLFQKGNCKWRKTSEQPQTRDKGQEKEQIQPMKTDTQRVKRIEIEIFQSVSTSGNTLPSKLRPKIKKVSCKSAPRLNNFTGNVIVNINNLPLLVNKFCSIHSAHSNECKSPHCVLRSIKYVGLCVSVCLGCQSCNVNITMDLTDKLPKPKNKPGPPPSTLNKALALSVLKTKAGPSDVRYILSLLDIKPPSMTQLQKDLKLLSNETVHINNVSMKKNQEFINEVAKMLNQVTSNSRGLIPVEADCSYNNRCQSGYEAETQAFCPLVEQLTKRKLVLGLSTANKLCRKHQCSHTKCARTYNPTHSMASVEKKLISENITNVESQNVVKISSLTTDACAQLGNIMQTSNPIHCSSHSNMFPLKYVCFVHRMRRVFIIQKLQH